The following proteins are co-located in the Procambarus clarkii isolate CNS0578487 chromosome 4, FALCON_Pclarkii_2.0, whole genome shotgun sequence genome:
- the LOC138370858 gene encoding uncharacterized protein → MCPHCLLWTRVASFNFEGHYCLRILAKDNQIHTKIDKFMISMGHEKSSFTSHAALTGNSTSSAASASNKCSASHAALAYAEFPSTSRTVSTSNECPISHAEFPSTSCVTSAGNKRPRSHAASADAEFPTSHAASASNECPISHAASADGEFPSSSRAASTSNECPTSHAASADAEFPSTIRAASIGNDCSTSHVAPADAEFPSTSLAASPPQ, encoded by the coding sequence ATGTGTCCTCATTGTTTACTGTGGACTCGCGTGGCTAGCTTCAATTTTGaaggacattactgtctcagaataTTAGCTAAAGATAATCAGATTCATACAAAAATTgataaattcatgatttcaaTGGGCCATGAAAAATCTTCGTTTACAAGCCATGCTGCACTCACTGGGAATTCAACAAGTAGTGCAGCATCTGCCAGCAACAAATGCTCTGCAAGTCATGCTGCACTTGcttatgctgaattcccatcaacaagtcgtACAGTATCCACCAGCAATGAATGTCCTATAAGCCATGCTGAATTCCCGTCAACAAGTTGTGTAACATCCGCCGGCAACAAACGCCCTAGAAGCCATGCTGCTtctgccgatgctgaattcccaacaAGTCATGCAGCATCTGCCAGCAACGAGTGCCCTATAAGCCATGCTGCATCCGCCGATGGTGAATTCCCATCATCAAGTCGTGCAGCATCCACCAGCAACGAATGCCCTACAAGCCATGCTGCATCCgctgatgctgaattcccatctacAATTCGTGCAGCATCCATTGGCAACGACTGCTCTACAAGCCATGTTGCACCTgctgatgctgaattcccatcaacaagtctTGCAGCATCTCCCCCGCAATGA